The following proteins come from a genomic window of Carassius auratus strain Wakin chromosome 18, ASM336829v1, whole genome shotgun sequence:
- the rassf9 gene encoding ras association domain-containing protein 9, protein MAPFGKNFLKARLKNRSKPVEETPGKEIQVLVCREEKVICGVTKHTTCADVVKALLEDHQTLPESKRLLHGEPKDFCILERWKGFERALPPLTRILRLWNAWGDERPFIRFVFMKVSDFVPSSKGAKRASKSRGAKSKRWDQGPAQYAKTVSVEKQKRMVKKAFRKLEKIQKAETSEGSEEISKLVQLIISQDQTIRQQIHQMREIDLEIEHAENVLRNSPTPRSSITESDGGQSLSQYDSQLQEYLHTSDGLEQLELHVCRHQELIDQLSQDIDLELRNWTSDLEDLKGAAAASPELELEANLSLSTSDLLELESLRSELESSMRAGLSLHAQTKEIEKELQRNKTDLQSQNQEYQHLVAQLNALELGACPDQPSPVSLKTQIRATVSQQTAGKVRLKGSPTDATDTDSDTGISSTHSQDSLSPCVDMSPPLDTDV, encoded by the exons ATGGCTCCTTTCGGGAAAAACTTTCTGAAGGCGCGTTTGAAGAACAG GTCTAAGCCTGTAGAGGAAACACCAGGCAAGGAGATCCAGGTGCTTGTGTGTCGAGAAGAAAAAGTAATCTGTGGCGTGACCAAGCACACAACTTGCGCAGATGTAGTCAAGGCTTTATTGGAGGACCACCAGACTTTACCAGAGAGTAAGAGGCTATTACATGGGGAACCTAAAGACTTCTGCATCCTTGAACGGTGGAAGGGCTTTGAGAGAGCACTGCCACCTCTCACTCGAATTCTTCGGCTATGGAATGCTTGGGGTGATGAGAGACCTTTCATACGGTTTGTCTTCATGAAGGTCAGTGATTTTGTGCCATCATCCAAAGGAGCCAAAAGAGCCTCAAAGTCTAGGGGAGCAAAGTCCAAAAGATGGGACCAAGGACCTGCACAGTACGCCAAGACTGTATCTGTGGAGAAGCAGAAGCGCATGGTGAAGAAGGCCTTCCGCAAATTGGAGAAGATCCAGAAAGCAGAGACATCAGAGGGATCAGAAGAGATCAGTAAGCTGGTGCAGTTGATCATCTCACAAGATCAGACCATCCGGCAGCAGATTCACCAGATGCGTGAGATAGACTTGGAGATTGAACATGCAGAGAATGTACTGAGGAACAGCCCCACACCTCGCTCCAGCATCACAGAAAGTGATGGCGGCCAGTCGTTGTCCCAATATGACAGTCAGCTTCAGGAGTACCTGCACACCAGTGATGGACTCGAGCAACTAGAACTACATGTTTGCAGGCACCAAGAACTCATTGATCAGCTCTCTCAAGATATTGACCTGGAGCTGAGGAACTGGACTTCAGATTTAGAGGACCTGAAAGGAGCAGCAGCGGCAAGTCCAGAACTAGAGCTAGAAGCTAACCTCTCATTGTCCACCTCAGATCTCTTAGAGCTGGAGAGCTTACGCAGTGAACTTGAGTCAAGCATGAGAGCTGGGCTTTCCCTTCATGCCCAAACTAAGGAAATCGAGAAGGAACTACAGCGGAACAAAACAGACCTGCAGTCCCAGAACCAAGAATACCAGCATCTGGTTGCTCAACTCAATGCACTTGAGCTGGGGGCCTGTCCGGACCAGCCTAGCCCTGTATCTCTGAAGACCCAGATCAGGGCCACTGTCTCTCAGCAGACAGCAGGCAAGGTCAGGCTGAAAGGCTCTCCTACAGATGCGACAGACACGGACTCAGACACTGGTATAAGCTCTACTCACAGTCAGGACTCGCTGTCTCCCTGTGTGGACATGTCACCTCCACTGGACACTGACGTTTAA
- the nts gene encoding neurotensin/neuromedin N, whose amino-acid sequence MCRNCGTTEKMQMQLTSVILLFLLCNGMCSDIDQGKRAIEEEVLRSLLTSKVKQSKHIAPLWQLPLQDVCRMMNRLGESWQEDWGSEEQQEDAEVQADYDQRVSGSLAQMLEKMHDLQNLCRVLQPRELQDDQEYLELDQNSDSPLKRKSPYILKRQLRTNKSRRPYILKRSVYY is encoded by the exons ATGTGCAGAAACTGTGGGACTACTGAGAAAATGCAGATGCAGCTGACCTCTGTTATCCTCCTATTTTTATTGTGTAATGGAATGTGTTCAG ATATAGACCAGGGAAAAAGGGCAATAGAGGAAGAGGTACTGAGAAGTCTCCTCACTTCAAAG GTAAAGCAGAGCAAGCACATCGCCCCCCTGTGGCAGCTGCCGCTCCAGGATGTGTGCAGGATGATGAACCGTCTCGGGGAGTCTTGGCAGGAGGACTGGGGCAGCGAGGAGCAGCAGGAGGACGCAGAAGTTCAGGCTGACTATGACCAGAGGGTTTCAGGTTCCCTAGCCCAAATGCTTGAGAAAATGCATGACCTTCAGAACCTCTGCAGGGTCCTGCAGCCTAGAGAG CTTCAAGACGACCAAGAATATCTGGAGCTGGACCAAAACAGTGACAGTCCACTGAAGAGGAAATCTCCGTATATACTTAAAAGGCAACTGCGCACCAATAAATCAAGACGGCCTTACATTCTGAAGAGAAGTGTGTATTACTGA